TCGACAGGCTGCTTGAGCTAGGTCGATCGGTTGCGGACATGAGCAAGAGGTCGGAGGTGTACGCCAGAGCGCAGGAGATCCTACTGAAGGACCTCCCGCTCATACCGCTCTTCGTGCTTAAGGAATACACCGCCGTCAGCAAGAACGTTAAGGGACTGCATGTCATACCGCCCTACGGCACCATGTTCATCAACGACGTCCGGATAGAGCAGAAGTAGGTAGCCACGATGGGTCTGCTCAGCTACGCTGCGAAGAAACTAATAGTAGGGATACCTGTCGTTTTTGGCGTTACAATAATACTTTTCTACATAATGTACACGCTGCCGGGAGATCCGATAAGATTACTGCTCGCTGGCGAGAGGGTGACTCCCGAGAGGATTGAGGAACTGCGCAGGGCGTGGGGGTTGGACCAGCCAGTCTACGTGCAGTACTTCTACTGGCTCTCACACGTGGTTAGGGGGGATTTAGGGGTCTCCATAGTTACTAAGGAGTCCGTCTCATACTTGATAGGTCAGAGGCTACCGTACACCTTATCACTGATGCTGGTCTCAACCATCCTGTCCTACACTATCGGGGTGACGGCAGGCATCGCTGCAGCGCTGAAAAGAGGCGGCATCCTAGACGGTGTTTTATCAATCGCCAGCATCGCCCTCTATTCAATACCTGGCTTCTGGTTCGGGCTTATGTTGATGCTTGCCTTCGGCTACTACCTCAGAGTCCTACCTATATCAGGCTACGAGGGGGTGCAGTCCCTAATCCTCCCGGCGTTGTCGCTGGCGTTGCCCTCCTCAGCCTCGGCGATGAGGCTTATGAGGGCTGAGATGATTGAAGTCCTTAACGAGGATTACGTGAGAACGGCGTGGGCGAAGGGACTTCCCGGCAGGAGGGTTTTGATGGTGCATGCCCTCAGGAACGCTGTGCTGCCGGTGGTCGTGATGTTCTTCCTGGACATACCTTGGCTCATAGGGGGTGCGGTGGTGATCGAAACCCTGTTCGCCCTACCAGGTATGGGGAGGTTGCTGTACGTATCCATAATAAGGCAGGACTACGCGGTTGTTCAGGGGGTAGTTCTGATTATAACGGTGCTTACGGTCGTCTTCAACACGGTTGGGGATTTAGTGGTGGCGGCGCTGGACCCGCGGATACGGGTGGAGAGGGGTGAGGGGGTGTGAGCTCCTTGATGAAGACTCTAGTAGGTAGGTTCAGCTCGATCCGCAGGAGCGAGACCCTGAAGCTCTTCCTCAAGCATGGGAGAGGCACCGCCGGCTTGGTCTTGCTGTCGATCATAGTGTTCATGGCATTGACGGCGGAGTTCATAGCGCCGACGAGGTACGACGAGGTGGATCCATCCTCAAGACTTCAGCCACCTTCATTAAACCACCTGTTCGGGACGGACCATCTTGGGAGGGACGTTTTTAGCAGAGTGGTTTACGGTGCGCGAATAGCGTTGTGGGTCGGTTTTTTGGTGGTGGTGATTGAGGCGGGGATAGGGGTCACTCTGGGGTTGATGGCCGGTTACTACGGCGGGCCGACGGATAAGCTC
This portion of the Zestosphaera sp. genome encodes:
- a CDS encoding ABC transporter permease; this encodes MGLLSYAAKKLIVGIPVVFGVTIILFYIMYTLPGDPIRLLLAGERVTPERIEELRRAWGLDQPVYVQYFYWLSHVVRGDLGVSIVTKESVSYLIGQRLPYTLSLMLVSTILSYTIGVTAGIAAALKRGGILDGVLSIASIALYSIPGFWFGLMLMLAFGYYLRVLPISGYEGVQSLILPALSLALPSSASAMRLMRAEMIEVLNEDYVRTAWAKGLPGRRVLMVHALRNAVLPVVVMFFLDIPWLIGGAVVIETLFALPGMGRLLYVSIIRQDYAVVQGVVLIITVLTVVFNTVGDLVVAALDPRIRVERGEGV